The following proteins are encoded in a genomic region of Sorangiineae bacterium MSr12523:
- a CDS encoding peptidase M1 has translation MRWYILACLALSAAGCDAGGPAVEGESSRAALDDTAPVENWDYDLRETSLSLDLSNLTATATIEIGPNLRGSASFEIGDLDIRSVRDRRGPLAYVIDGKKLHVKVPRSALATTFEVAYAFKPHTQFDGWDPGAGLTFLWPYFCGNLFPCKSSPADGVEFRMSVTGAPAGKKVIYPSHIPNDAPSYMPAVAVGDFTEVDLGRTLFGTQVKAWHLPGQEEVTAKGTAHLRGVFEFYEKTYGRYTFGDVAGSVSANWGPGAYGGMEHHPYWHVSSGSFDSEEVHAHEAAHGWYGNGVRIACWEDFVLSEGSATYLAAHALKKQGVDIWPQYDCRLKARCDADQAHSPNTVALPDNTCNQIDIFNHPIWSGVPYYKGAHFYRKVAELIGEERLDRAFAEFYGRYHNRDARMQDFLRVIERYAGAKAGDVEALATGWLRSFECPADWQTLCPNGP, from the coding sequence ATGCGATGGTACATTCTTGCGTGTTTGGCGTTGTCGGCGGCGGGATGTGACGCGGGTGGACCCGCAGTCGAGGGGGAATCGAGCCGCGCCGCGCTCGATGACACCGCACCTGTGGAGAATTGGGACTACGATCTTCGTGAAACGAGTCTGTCGCTGGATCTATCCAATTTGACGGCAACGGCGACCATCGAGATTGGACCGAATCTTCGCGGAAGCGCGTCCTTCGAGATTGGCGACCTGGACATTCGCAGCGTACGCGATCGCCGCGGGCCGCTGGCGTACGTCATCGACGGTAAGAAGCTGCACGTAAAGGTGCCCCGTTCGGCGCTGGCCACGACGTTCGAGGTGGCCTATGCCTTCAAGCCGCACACCCAATTCGATGGGTGGGATCCCGGTGCAGGCCTAACGTTTCTCTGGCCGTATTTTTGCGGGAATCTTTTCCCGTGCAAATCGTCGCCGGCCGACGGTGTCGAGTTCCGGATGAGCGTGACCGGCGCCCCCGCGGGCAAGAAGGTGATCTATCCATCGCATATTCCGAACGATGCCCCGTCGTACATGCCGGCGGTGGCCGTGGGCGATTTCACCGAGGTGGATCTCGGGCGGACGCTCTTCGGGACGCAGGTGAAGGCATGGCACCTGCCGGGCCAGGAAGAAGTGACGGCCAAGGGCACGGCGCATCTGCGCGGGGTGTTCGAGTTCTACGAAAAGACATATGGGCGCTACACGTTCGGCGACGTGGCGGGGAGCGTATCGGCCAATTGGGGCCCCGGCGCTTACGGCGGAATGGAGCACCACCCGTATTGGCATGTGTCGAGCGGCTCGTTCGACTCCGAAGAGGTGCACGCGCACGAGGCGGCACACGGGTGGTACGGCAATGGCGTGCGCATCGCGTGTTGGGAGGACTTCGTTCTCTCGGAGGGCTCGGCCACGTATTTGGCGGCACACGCGTTGAAGAAACAGGGCGTCGACATTTGGCCCCAGTACGACTGCCGATTGAAAGCGCGCTGCGACGCCGATCAGGCGCACTCGCCCAATACGGTGGCGCTGCCGGACAATACCTGCAATCAAATCGATATTTTCAATCACCCGATTTGGTCAGGCGTGCCCTACTACAAGGGCGCGCATTTCTATCGCAAGGTGGCCGAGTTGATCGGCGAGGAGCGGCTCGATCGTGCGTTCGCGGAGTTCTATGGGCGCTACCACAATCGCGATGCGCGCATGCAGGACTTCCTTCGTGTCATCGAGCGGTACGCGGGCGCGAAGGCGGGCGATGTCGAGGCGCTTGCCACGGGGTGGCTGCGTTCGTTCGAGTGCCCGGCGGATTGGCAGACGCTCTGCCCGAACGGGCCGTGA
- a CDS encoding helix-turn-helix transcriptional regulator produces the protein MIWNPHSRIRPLFEGRDLLVGEWHCWGVQKRWFKEVPVYAELDLPRDGMHLRAVGRHQHVIHAATAAFSAAHADYTRASPTSKPATSTLIFVRGELAEALPRGTMSSHPISAEVATLHMRLLRATDPVAVEEAALAILGRVLLEPSVRLPARDVPASWRTLAQEMQHVIALRYGERLTLERIARLCKTSPFHASRVFRAVTGETIHGYLTRVRLRIALFELRRGAGRLTDIALSTGFSSHSHFTSAFRTEFGYAPSALAL, from the coding sequence ATGATCTGGAACCCGCACTCCCGCATTCGTCCGCTCTTCGAGGGGCGCGATCTCCTGGTCGGCGAGTGGCACTGCTGGGGGGTGCAAAAGCGCTGGTTCAAAGAGGTGCCCGTCTATGCCGAGCTCGATCTGCCGCGCGATGGCATGCACCTGCGCGCCGTGGGCCGGCACCAGCACGTGATCCATGCTGCGACGGCGGCCTTCAGCGCGGCCCATGCCGACTACACGCGCGCATCGCCCACGAGCAAGCCGGCCACGAGCACGTTGATCTTCGTTCGGGGAGAGCTCGCGGAGGCGCTGCCGCGCGGCACCATGTCCTCACACCCGATTTCGGCGGAGGTGGCCACGTTGCACATGCGGCTTTTGCGCGCGACCGATCCGGTGGCCGTCGAAGAAGCCGCGCTGGCCATCTTGGGCCGCGTCCTCCTCGAGCCCTCGGTGAGGCTACCCGCGCGCGATGTACCCGCGTCGTGGCGCACGCTCGCCCAGGAAATGCAGCACGTCATCGCGCTCCGCTACGGCGAGCGACTCACCTTGGAGCGCATCGCGCGGCTGTGCAAAACGTCGCCCTTCCACGCGAGCCGCGTCTTTCGCGCGGTCACCGGCGAGACGATCCACGGGTATCTCACGCGCGTGCGTCTGCGCATCGCGCTGTTCGAGCTGCGACGCGGCGCAGGCCGCCTCACCGACATTGCGCTCTCCACGGGCTTCTCGTCGCACAGCCACTTCACGAGCGCCTTCCGCACCGAATTTGGCTACGCGCCCTCCGCATTGGCGCTCTAG
- a CDS encoding EamA family transporter, translated as MTWLGYALLSAVFAALTAILAKMGVQGVPSNLATAIRTAVILVFAWGIAFATGEARALGNIRPRAVTFLVLSGLATGFSWLAYFRALQLGPASRVAPVDKLSLALTIVLSVVVLKEQLTWKLALGVGLITAGVLVTIQK; from the coding sequence ATGACCTGGCTCGGCTATGCGCTTCTGTCGGCGGTGTTTGCGGCGCTGACAGCTATTTTGGCGAAGATGGGCGTGCAGGGTGTGCCTTCGAACCTGGCAACGGCGATTCGTACGGCGGTGATTCTGGTGTTCGCTTGGGGCATCGCTTTCGCCACGGGCGAGGCGCGGGCGCTGGGGAACATCAGGCCGCGGGCGGTGACGTTTCTCGTGTTGTCCGGCCTCGCAACGGGATTCTCGTGGCTGGCCTATTTTCGCGCATTGCAGCTCGGGCCCGCATCACGCGTGGCGCCGGTGGACAAATTGAGCCTGGCGCTGACCATCGTCCTTTCGGTGGTCGTTCTGAAGGAGCAGCTCACGTGGAAGCTCGCCTTGGGGGTGGGGCTGATCACCGCGGGGGTGCTCGTTACGATCCAGAAGTGA
- a CDS encoding FAD-binding protein, with the protein MHAAAIPREVIARFEAIVGARHCISDPEQLRTYECDGLTSFRVRPALVVLPGSTAEVVAIVQLARAEGLPIVPRGSGTGLSGGALPVPNGILLGLSRMKRILEIDFDNQWMRVEPGVINLDISKRLAPQGYYYAPDPSSQQVCTIGGNVAENSGGAHCLKYGFTTNHVLGAKVVLSDGSIAELGGPVLDAPGYDLRGALVGSEGTLCVVVEVVLRILRKPEATRTFFATFPSTEEAGNAVSLIIAAGIVPAAIEMMDRLAIVAIKAATGVDWPDVGAALLMDVDGPVAEVEHTAAEATRLTRQAGALEIRVPRDAAERDVMWRGRKSAFAAMGRISPNYVVQDGVIPRSEIAPVLREIERLSASSGLRIANVFHAGDGNLHPLVLYDAAVPGQEKLAEETAGEILKICVRTGGSITGEHGVGADKAPYMTEMFSEDDLATMNMVRCAFDPEVRMNPGKVFPTPRLCGDKPGKYVPHETETAGLAGRG; encoded by the coding sequence ATGCACGCGGCTGCGATTCCCCGCGAGGTCATCGCCCGTTTCGAGGCGATCGTCGGCGCGCGTCACTGCATTTCCGACCCCGAGCAGCTGCGCACCTACGAGTGCGACGGGCTGACCAGCTTTCGCGTGCGGCCCGCCCTGGTGGTGCTCCCCGGCAGCACCGCCGAGGTCGTCGCCATCGTCCAACTCGCCCGCGCCGAGGGATTGCCCATCGTGCCGCGCGGCTCGGGAACCGGACTCTCCGGCGGCGCCTTGCCCGTGCCCAACGGCATTTTGCTGGGGCTCTCGCGCATGAAGCGCATCCTGGAAATCGACTTCGACAATCAGTGGATGCGGGTCGAGCCCGGGGTCATCAACCTGGACATCTCCAAGCGCCTCGCGCCGCAGGGCTATTACTACGCGCCCGATCCCTCGTCGCAGCAGGTGTGCACCATCGGCGGCAACGTCGCGGAGAATTCCGGCGGCGCCCACTGTTTGAAGTACGGATTCACCACGAACCACGTGCTCGGCGCCAAGGTGGTTCTCTCCGACGGAAGCATCGCCGAACTGGGCGGTCCCGTGCTCGACGCGCCCGGGTACGACTTGCGCGGGGCGCTCGTGGGCAGTGAGGGGACGCTCTGCGTGGTCGTCGAAGTGGTGCTGCGCATCCTGCGCAAGCCGGAGGCCACGCGCACCTTCTTTGCGACCTTTCCTTCCACCGAAGAAGCGGGAAATGCCGTGTCGCTCATCATTGCGGCGGGCATCGTCCCCGCGGCCATCGAAATGATGGACCGCTTGGCCATCGTGGCCATCAAAGCGGCCACCGGCGTCGACTGGCCCGATGTTGGCGCGGCGTTGTTGATGGATGTGGATGGCCCCGTTGCGGAGGTGGAGCACACCGCGGCGGAGGCCACGCGTCTCACGCGGCAGGCGGGCGCCCTCGAGATCCGCGTGCCCCGCGATGCCGCGGAGCGCGACGTGATGTGGCGAGGTCGCAAGAGCGCCTTTGCCGCGATGGGGCGTATTAGCCCGAATTACGTGGTGCAGGACGGGGTAATTCCGCGCTCGGAAATCGCGCCGGTGCTGCGCGAGATCGAGCGGCTCTCGGCGTCGTCGGGGCTTCGCATCGCGAATGTCTTCCACGCCGGCGATGGGAATTTGCATCCCCTGGTGCTCTACGATGCGGCGGTGCCGGGGCAGGAGAAGCTCGCGGAGGAGACGGCGGGCGAGATCCTCAAGATATGCGTGCGCACCGGCGGTTCCATCACCGGTGAACACGGCGTGGGGGCGGACAAGGCCCCGTACATGACCGAGATGTTCTCCGAGGACGATTTGGCGACGATGAACATGGTGCGCTGCGCCTTCGATCCCGAGGTGCGCATGAACCCTGGCAAAGTCTTTCCCACGCCGCGTCTCTGCGGGGACAAACCCGGCAAGTACGTTCCGCATGAAACGGAGACCGCAGGCCTCGCGGGGCGCGGCTGA
- a CDS encoding 4Fe-4S dicluster domain-containing protein, giving the protein MAERKLIDECVHCGFCLPTCPTYQSWGEEMDSPRGRIYLMKSLTEGNVLSPTVVRHFDQCLGCMACVTACPSGVKYDALIEQTRAEVERSPARTASERWFRGMIFALFPHPSRLKVMVALQLLYVKTGLRWLVHKLGILRLLPARWRNLETLMPAVSAHQLLARLPAFTAAQGARRAKVALLPGCVQRVYFPDVNEATVRVLTAEGCDVVIPPELRCCGALSVHAGRADEARDFARAAIATLERASVDTVVVNAAGCGSSMKEWGRLLADDPAWAARAEAMAHKVKDVTELLSQLGPVAPRHPVPFKKIAYHDACHLAHAQRVREQPRALLRAIPGVEITEIADSDQCCGSAGIYNLVEPESARVIGARKVDNVLAAAPELLVSANPGCTLQIRMLLRERGEDVQTAHPIELLDASIRNTTLRG; this is encoded by the coding sequence ATGGCAGAGCGGAAGCTCATCGACGAGTGCGTCCACTGCGGTTTCTGCCTCCCTACGTGCCCCACGTACCAATCGTGGGGCGAGGAGATGGACTCGCCGCGCGGGCGCATCTACCTCATGAAATCGCTCACCGAGGGCAATGTGCTTTCGCCCACGGTGGTGCGCCATTTCGATCAATGCCTCGGGTGCATGGCCTGCGTGACGGCGTGCCCTTCGGGCGTGAAGTACGACGCGCTCATCGAACAGACCCGCGCCGAGGTGGAGCGCTCCCCGGCACGCACCGCCTCCGAGCGCTGGTTTCGCGGCATGATCTTCGCGCTGTTCCCGCATCCGAGTCGCCTCAAAGTGATGGTGGCGCTGCAGCTTCTCTACGTCAAAACGGGGCTGCGCTGGCTGGTGCACAAGCTGGGCATCTTGCGGCTCCTGCCTGCGCGGTGGCGCAACCTGGAGACTTTGATGCCCGCCGTCTCGGCGCATCAACTGCTCGCGCGGCTTCCGGCATTCACGGCAGCGCAGGGGGCCCGGCGCGCGAAGGTCGCGCTGCTGCCTGGCTGCGTGCAGCGCGTCTACTTCCCCGACGTGAACGAGGCAACGGTGCGTGTGCTCACGGCCGAAGGATGCGACGTGGTCATCCCTCCGGAGTTGCGATGCTGCGGCGCCCTCTCGGTCCATGCCGGGCGTGCCGACGAAGCGCGCGATTTTGCGCGTGCCGCCATTGCGACCTTGGAACGCGCCAGCGTCGACACCGTCGTGGTGAACGCGGCCGGCTGTGGCTCGTCGATGAAAGAGTGGGGCCGGCTGCTCGCGGACGATCCCGCGTGGGCCGCGCGCGCCGAAGCGATGGCGCACAAGGTAAAAGACGTGACCGAGCTACTCTCCCAATTGGGCCCCGTGGCGCCGCGTCATCCTGTGCCGTTCAAGAAAATCGCCTACCACGACGCCTGCCATCTCGCCCACGCGCAGCGCGTTCGCGAGCAACCGCGCGCGCTCTTGCGGGCCATTCCCGGTGTGGAGATCACCGAAATTGCCGATTCGGATCAATGCTGCGGCAGCGCCGGCATTTACAATTTGGTCGAGCCGGAGAGCGCCCGCGTCATTGGCGCGCGCAAAGTCGACAATGTTCTCGCCGCGGCGCCCGAGCTCCTGGTGAGTGCCAATCCGGGTTGCACCCTGCAGATACGCATGCTCCTCCGCGAGCGCGGCGAGGACGTGCAAACGGCGCATCCCATCGAGCTCCTGGACGCGTCCATTCGCAATACGACCTTGCGCGGGTGA
- a CDS encoding collagen-like protein — translation MSPESARLLWLALFGCGLAGCQTAHAQEHGQATRYWASTRSVTVELRKSTQTICPRAPVQLSVLVDGRAAKKEALSSLDVAFRSRQGLIDENGLFTPHTGLRPTLAAPYEITAEFGPRPAEFSFVASYKPDYACIRSAGHGGAAGARGHDGDDGARGSAGSDGGTYGDGRPGEPGGHGRVGTDGADGAAGPHIVAYATFVATPFYEKLLAVKLEGDVEDFVLAPADRVLVLDAAGGTGGAGGAGGHGGSGGKGGNGGLRNGNGGNGGNGGAGGNGGAGGNGGAGGLLEIVYDARFPELLSLLSADVSGGRGGAGGSAGPGGNLGFGGSGRFTSGQWGIRGGEGKTGDPGKAGQPGVTMKRAAAVDHVFANIEGLTLFQAGTQTARR, via the coding sequence ATGTCGCCAGAGTCTGCCCGTCTTCTTTGGCTTGCACTATTCGGTTGTGGCCTTGCCGGATGCCAAACCGCGCACGCGCAGGAGCATGGGCAGGCGACGCGTTATTGGGCGAGCACACGGAGCGTCACCGTCGAGTTGCGCAAGTCGACCCAGACCATCTGTCCGCGGGCACCGGTGCAGTTGTCCGTGCTCGTCGACGGGCGTGCGGCCAAAAAAGAGGCCCTGTCGTCGCTCGACGTGGCATTTCGCAGCCGGCAGGGCCTCATCGACGAAAATGGACTTTTCACGCCGCACACCGGCCTTCGACCGACCCTCGCGGCACCGTACGAAATTACGGCGGAATTCGGGCCGCGCCCGGCCGAATTTTCCTTCGTGGCCTCGTACAAACCGGATTACGCGTGCATTCGCTCGGCGGGGCACGGCGGTGCGGCGGGCGCGCGCGGGCACGATGGCGATGACGGCGCGCGCGGATCGGCCGGAAGCGACGGTGGCACCTACGGCGATGGCCGCCCCGGCGAGCCGGGTGGTCATGGTCGAGTCGGGACCGATGGCGCGGATGGCGCGGCCGGGCCGCATATCGTTGCCTATGCAACCTTCGTCGCGACACCGTTCTACGAGAAGCTCCTCGCCGTGAAGCTCGAGGGCGACGTCGAAGATTTCGTTCTCGCCCCGGCCGATCGCGTTCTCGTGCTCGATGCCGCGGGAGGAACCGGCGGGGCAGGCGGGGCTGGTGGTCACGGAGGCTCGGGTGGCAAAGGCGGCAACGGCGGTCTGCGCAACGGAAACGGTGGCAACGGTGGAAACGGCGGTGCCGGCGGGAATGGTGGTGCCGGCGGGAACGGTGGTGCCGGCGGCCTGTTGGAAATTGTGTATGATGCACGCTTCCCCGAGCTGCTCTCGTTGCTTTCGGCCGACGTCTCCGGAGGTCGCGGCGGCGCCGGTGGAAGTGCGGGGCCCGGCGGAAACCTCGGCTTCGGCGGCAGCGGCCGATTCACCAGCGGCCAATGGGGCATTCGCGGTGGCGAGGGCAAGACCGGCGATCCGGGAAAGGCCGGCCAACCCGGCGTGACGATGAAACGCGCCGCCGCGGTCGATCACGTCTTCGCGAACATCGAGGGCCTCACCTTGTTTCAGGCAGGAACGCAGACGGCGCGTCGCTAG
- a CDS encoding alpha/beta hydrolase, giving the protein MFERFHSFHVNTGEAEIAGRISRPQNGPPLLLLHGHPQTHLIWHKIADRLAEHYTVVVTDLRGYGASSKPQGLPDHSNYSKRAMAQDQVAVMRSLGFDRFFLCAHDRGARVAHRLCADHPDQVEKAMFLDIAPTLAMYERTDRTFATYYFHWFLLIQPPPFPETLVGAAPEAYAEKVMTSPPAGLSIFAPEALQAYKAALRQPGAVHAMCEDYRASATIDLDHDKADREAGRKLACPLRVLWGQYGLIEHCYDALALWREVAENVSGMSVPSGHYIPEEIPDLLYDEMRAFLR; this is encoded by the coding sequence GTGTTCGAGCGATTCCACTCCTTCCACGTCAACACGGGCGAGGCCGAGATCGCTGGCCGCATCAGCCGTCCCCAAAACGGCCCTCCGCTGCTGCTCCTCCACGGGCACCCGCAGACGCACCTCATCTGGCACAAGATTGCCGATCGTCTCGCGGAGCATTACACGGTGGTCGTCACCGATCTGCGAGGTTACGGCGCATCGAGCAAGCCTCAGGGGCTGCCCGATCATTCGAACTACAGCAAGCGCGCGATGGCCCAGGACCAAGTCGCCGTCATGCGCTCGCTCGGCTTCGATCGCTTCTTCCTTTGCGCCCACGACCGCGGCGCGCGCGTGGCACACCGTTTATGCGCGGACCACCCCGACCAAGTCGAAAAGGCGATGTTCCTCGATATTGCCCCCACGTTGGCGATGTACGAGCGCACCGATCGCACATTTGCCACGTACTATTTCCATTGGTTCCTCTTGATCCAGCCGCCGCCGTTTCCCGAGACACTCGTGGGAGCCGCCCCCGAGGCCTACGCCGAAAAGGTGATGACCAGCCCCCCGGCTGGACTCTCCATCTTCGCGCCCGAGGCACTTCAAGCCTACAAGGCAGCCCTCCGCCAACCCGGCGCCGTCCACGCCATGTGCGAAGATTACCGGGCATCGGCCACCATCGATCTGGACCACGACAAAGCCGATCGCGAGGCCGGCCGCAAACTCGCATGTCCGCTCCGCGTCCTCTGGGGCCAATATGGCCTCATCGAACACTGTTACGACGCCTTGGCGTTGTGGCGGGAGGTTGCGGAGAACGTCAGCGGGATGTCGGTCCCCTCGGGGCATTACATCCCCGAGGAGATACCCGATTTACTCTACGACGAAATGCGCGCGTTCCTGCGTTGA
- a CDS encoding nuclear transport factor 2 family protein, producing MTATSADILRIYEQWHATVKARDIEGTLSLYAEDALLETPLALAMLPGKTDGILQGKHEIRPFFEAGIRKFPGEATWYRTGTFFCNGRQLTWEYPRATPHGDQVDLVEMMDIADGLITHHRVYWGWFGFKLLNRRDATLLQTR from the coding sequence ATGACCGCAACCTCCGCCGACATCCTTCGCATTTACGAGCAGTGGCACGCCACCGTGAAGGCCCGCGACATCGAGGGCACGCTTTCCCTCTATGCGGAAGACGCCCTCCTGGAGACACCTTTGGCCCTTGCGATGCTCCCGGGCAAAACGGACGGCATTCTCCAAGGCAAACACGAGATTCGCCCCTTCTTCGAGGCGGGAATTCGCAAGTTCCCGGGTGAAGCTACGTGGTACCGAACCGGAACCTTCTTCTGCAACGGGCGACAATTGACCTGGGAGTATCCCCGCGCGACACCGCACGGGGATCAGGTCGATCTCGTCGAAATGATGGATATCGCGGACGGGCTCATCACCCATCACCGCGTCTATTGGGGCTGGTTCGGATTCAAACTGCTCAATCGGCGCGACGCCACTTTGCTCCAAACGAGATAA
- a CDS encoding FAD-binding oxidoreductase, which translates to MDLEARVERAPASADECAHVMAECARERWRVGFVGGGTELSLGHPPSDLDAVVRTRGMARVLDYAPADMVISVEAGVTLAEVQAVARAERQMLALDAPHPARATMGGIISTGAFGPRRARYGAVRDLIIGVTLVRADGVVARGGGKVVKNVAGFDLPKVVCGSLGTLGLVATATFRLHPLPDAATTVIFPGVSADEVVTKVGQLWQAQLEPTGVVALGTLSRMDLGVRFEGFEKAIDAQALRACGLGAERLSEEAAAAFWTRHDEARTRGALRIKVATLPSRLAPLVKTLEPLMHALHGGAFVGYASLGLGFITGDVGDAPAVIAALRSAREALVSVPGAAGSLVLEDAPAEVRAGIDPWGPAAAGSFAVMSELKLRFDPERRLNPGRFIGGL; encoded by the coding sequence ATGGACCTCGAAGCGCGGGTGGAGCGAGCGCCGGCGAGTGCGGACGAGTGCGCGCACGTGATGGCGGAGTGCGCGCGCGAGCGATGGCGTGTCGGCTTCGTGGGCGGTGGGACGGAGCTTTCGCTGGGCCATCCGCCGTCGGATCTCGATGCAGTGGTTCGCACGCGCGGCATGGCGCGCGTGCTCGATTACGCGCCCGCCGACATGGTCATCAGCGTCGAGGCGGGCGTGACGCTCGCCGAGGTGCAAGCGGTGGCGCGCGCCGAGCGGCAGATGCTGGCGCTCGATGCTCCGCACCCTGCGCGGGCGACCATGGGCGGTATCATCTCCACGGGAGCCTTCGGTCCGCGGCGTGCGCGCTACGGGGCGGTGCGCGATCTCATCATCGGAGTGACTTTGGTGCGCGCCGATGGAGTGGTGGCCCGCGGTGGCGGCAAGGTCGTGAAGAACGTCGCGGGCTTCGACCTGCCCAAGGTCGTATGCGGTTCTCTGGGGACTTTGGGGCTCGTTGCTACGGCAACATTTCGCCTGCACCCCTTGCCGGATGCCGCGACGACGGTGATCTTTCCTGGTGTTTCCGCGGACGAGGTGGTGACGAAGGTGGGGCAGCTCTGGCAGGCCCAGCTCGAGCCCACCGGTGTGGTGGCTTTGGGAACGCTCTCCAGGATGGATCTCGGGGTGCGTTTCGAGGGGTTCGAAAAAGCCATCGACGCCCAGGCGCTGCGCGCGTGCGGCCTCGGCGCGGAGCGGCTCTCGGAGGAGGCTGCGGCCGCATTTTGGACGCGGCACGATGAGGCGCGCACGCGTGGGGCGTTGCGCATCAAGGTGGCCACCTTGCCCTCGCGCCTCGCGCCGCTGGTAAAGACGCTCGAGCCGCTGATGCACGCGCTCCACGGTGGTGCCTTCGTGGGTTACGCGAGCCTGGGGCTCGGTTTCATCACCGGAGATGTCGGCGATGCGCCGGCCGTGATCGCGGCCCTGCGTTCGGCGCGCGAAGCGTTGGTCTCGGTGCCGGGGGCGGCGGGCTCGCTCGTCCTCGAGGACGCGCCCGCGGAGGTTCGCGCGGGCATCGATCCCTGGGGGCCGGCGGCGGCGGGATCCTTTGCGGTGATGTCCGAGCTCAAACTGCGCTTCGATCCGGAGCGGCGTCTCAACCCGGGTCGTTTCATCGGAGGCCTCTGA
- a CDS encoding amino acid permease: MKGESALKRDLGPFLATFIVVNAIIGTGIFKTPATVARQAGSLSAALLVWVAGGVVSLAGALSLAELAASMPRTGGIYEILRRGYGPGVAFLVGWTKLVLLIPSAVGSFARLAAEATTSLFGLVPDPVREGRVAALFLVASIVANLFGVRQSAVQQAVITFAKYLGVLLIGVLGCLLSARAGVESLPLAHPLPYATEPSAVGIFGAMVSVMWAYEGWADLSSLGGEVREPGRTLPRALVAGTCLIVAVYLFAVMGYANILGLEGLRRSGTGGEMAATNLATLTLGPIGRRAVAALVLISCVGGCMSTLLTAPRLLIPLATDGLFPRVLGIVSGRGVPWVAVILGGFLGLLFVSFRSFEQLTDAFVFGFYPFYGAAVAALFVLRRREPDLPRPFRVPLYPVTPIVFVLGALAVLLGSLGDADENALFSLLLVSVGIPIYLVWSKVASRRLSSLNPNQPQ, translated from the coding sequence GTGAAGGGTGAGTCGGCTCTCAAGCGCGATCTCGGGCCGTTTCTCGCGACGTTCATCGTGGTGAATGCGATCATCGGTACGGGAATTTTCAAGACGCCCGCCACGGTGGCGCGCCAAGCAGGTTCTTTGTCCGCCGCATTGCTCGTGTGGGTCGCGGGCGGGGTGGTCTCCCTCGCGGGCGCGCTTTCGTTGGCGGAGCTCGCGGCATCGATGCCGCGCACGGGTGGGATCTACGAGATCCTACGCCGCGGCTACGGCCCCGGTGTCGCGTTCCTGGTGGGCTGGACCAAGCTCGTTTTGCTGATTCCGAGCGCCGTGGGAAGCTTTGCGCGCCTCGCGGCCGAGGCCACGACGTCGCTGTTCGGGCTCGTGCCAGATCCCGTGCGCGAAGGCCGCGTGGCCGCGCTTTTTCTGGTGGCGAGCATCGTGGCCAATCTGTTCGGCGTGCGCCAGAGCGCCGTGCAGCAGGCCGTGATCACCTTTGCCAAGTACCTCGGCGTGCTGCTCATCGGTGTGCTCGGGTGCCTGCTCTCGGCCCGTGCCGGGGTGGAGTCGCTTCCGCTCGCGCACCCGCTGCCCTACGCCACCGAGCCCAGTGCGGTGGGCATTTTCGGCGCGATGGTTTCCGTGATGTGGGCCTACGAGGGCTGGGCCGATCTCTCCTCACTGGGCGGCGAGGTGCGGGAGCCGGGACGAACGTTGCCTCGCGCCCTGGTCGCCGGCACGTGCCTCATCGTGGCGGTCTATCTGTTTGCGGTCATGGGGTACGCGAACATTCTCGGCCTCGAGGGGCTGCGCCGTTCGGGCACCGGCGGTGAGATGGCCGCGACCAACTTGGCGACCTTGACGTTGGGGCCCATCGGCCGGCGTGCGGTGGCGGCGTTGGTGCTCATCTCGTGTGTCGGTGGCTGCATGAGCACCCTGCTCACGGCGCCGCGCCTTTTGATTCCGCTGGCCACCGACGGCCTCTTTCCTCGGGTGCTCGGCATCGTCTCGGGCCGCGGCGTTCCCTGGGTCGCGGTGATTCTGGGCGGATTTTTGGGCTTGCTGTTCGTGTCGTTTCGTTCGTTCGAGCAGCTCACCGATGCATTCGTGTTCGGGTTTTATCCCTTTTACGGCGCCGCGGTGGCCGCCCTCTTCGTGCTTCGCCGCCGCGAGCCCGACTTGCCGCGTCCTTTCCGCGTGCCGCTCTATCCCGTGACGCCCATCGTGTTCGTATTGGGCGCGCTGGCGGTCCTTCTGGGCAGTCTGGGCGACGCCGACGAGAATGCTCTTTTCTCGCTGCTTTTGGTCTCGGTGGGCATTCCCATTTATCTCGTTTGGAGCAAAGTGGCGTCGCGCCGATTGAGCAGTTTGAATCCGAACCAGCCCCAATAG